The following coding sequences are from one Paludisphaera rhizosphaerae window:
- a CDS encoding DUF6582 domain-containing protein, whose amino-acid sequence MADRIKRREDVNPERGEHEYGDVAFADPTNKKYPIDSAEHVRAAWSYINHKDNAAKYAGDEVKTIKERIKRAAKKHGVEIGHD is encoded by the coding sequence ATGGCGGACCGGATCAAGCGTCGCGAGGACGTGAACCCCGAACGGGGCGAGCACGAATACGGCGACGTCGCGTTCGCCGATCCAACCAACAAGAAGTACCCCATCGACAGCGCCGAGCACGTCCGAGCCGCGTGGAGCTACATCAACCACAAGGACAACGCCGCCAAGTACGCCGGCGACGAGGTCAAGACGATCAAGGAACGCATCAAGCGAGCCGCCAAAAAGCATGGCGTCGAAATCGGCCATGACTGA